A genomic window from Methanobrevibacter sp. TLL-48-HuF1 includes:
- the atwA gene encoding methyl coenzyme M reductase system, component A2, whose amino-acid sequence MDFITLKNITKTFNGVDVLKNINLKIKEGETLGILGRSGSGKSVLINMLRGTLDYKPDNGQVIFNLAICPDCLAVESPSHAGEKCSCGGTYEAKEVDFFNAERKEFASIKRRIAIMLQRNFALYDEETVIENVMRAMSDENDYEDNLYDALDLLEMVQMNHRITHVARDLSGGEKQRVVLARQLAKQPMMFLADEPTGTLDPQTAEKLHNTLIEGVKDKGITMLITSHWPEIMNDLADHVIWLEHGEIKEEGEPENVVNHFLDTVPVPEKVENPEIGAPEVRMDDVKKHYYSIERGVVKAVDGIDLAINKEEIFGIVGLSGAGKTTLTKMLIGLTEPSSGKIEVKLGDEWVDMSKSGPLNRGRVIPYMGLLHQEYSLYPHRTILGNLTDAISLELPAEFAKIKAIHVLTTVGFDENVAECLLDKYPDELSVGEKHRVALAQVLIKEPKIIILDEPTGTMDPITRVIVTDSILKARKELEQTFIIISHDMDFVLDVCDRSALMRGGKILDVGTPDEIVKQLTADEKEGMFKN is encoded by the coding sequence ATGGATTTTATTACTCTTAAGAATATTACAAAAACATTTAATGGTGTTGATGTTCTTAAAAATATTAATTTGAAAATCAAAGAAGGGGAAACTTTAGGTATTTTAGGACGTAGTGGTAGTGGAAAATCTGTATTAATTAACATGCTTAGAGGTACATTGGATTACAAACCTGATAACGGTCAGGTTATCTTTAATCTTGCTATTTGTCCAGATTGTTTGGCTGTTGAATCTCCATCTCATGCAGGGGAAAAATGCTCCTGTGGTGGAACTTACGAAGCAAAAGAAGTTGATTTCTTCAATGCTGAAAGAAAAGAATTTGCAAGTATTAAAAGAAGAATAGCTATCATGTTGCAACGTAACTTTGCATTATACGATGAAGAAACTGTAATTGAAAATGTTATGAGGGCAATGAGTGATGAAAATGATTATGAAGACAATCTTTATGATGCTTTAGACTTGTTGGAAATGGTTCAGATGAACCACAGAATTACTCATGTTGCACGTGACTTAAGTGGTGGAGAAAAACAAAGAGTTGTACTTGCAAGACAATTAGCAAAACAGCCTATGATGTTTTTAGCTGATGAACCAACAGGTACGCTTGATCCTCAAACTGCTGAAAAACTTCACAATACATTAATTGAAGGTGTAAAAGATAAAGGAATCACTATGCTAATCACCTCTCACTGGCCTGAAATCATGAATGATCTGGCAGATCATGTTATCTGGTTGGAACATGGAGAAATTAAAGAGGAAGGAGAACCTGAAAATGTTGTGAATCATTTCCTTGATACTGTTCCAGTACCTGAAAAAGTAGAAAATCCGGAAATTGGAGCTCCTGAAGTTAGAATGGATGATGTTAAAAAACATTACTATTCAATTGAAAGGGGAGTAGTTAAAGCTGTTGATGGAATTGATTTAGCCATAAACAAGGAAGAAATCTTTGGTATTGTAGGTTTAAGTGGTGCTGGAAAAACAACACTTACTAAAATGTTAATAGGACTGACTGAACCAAGTAGCGGTAAAATTGAAGTAAAACTTGGTGATGAATGGGTTGACATGAGTAAAAGCGGTCCTCTTAATAGGGGTCGTGTAATTCCATATATGGGATTATTACATCAGGAATATTCATTATATCCTCACAGAACTATTTTAGGAAACTTGACTGATGCTATTAGTTTGGAATTGCCTGCAGAATTTGCAAAAATCAAAGCTATTCATGTATTGACTACTGTCGGTTTTGATGAAAATGTAGCTGAATGCTTACTTGATAAATATCCTGATGAATTAAGTGTTGGGGAAAAACACAGAGTAGCTCTTGCACAAGTTCTTATTAAAGAACCTAAAATAATTATTTTAGATGAACCGACAGGTACAATGGATCCAATCACTCGTGTAATTGTAACTGATTCTATTTTAAAAGCTAGAAAAGAATTGGAGCAAACCTTTATTATCATTTCTCACGATATGGACTTTGTATTGGATGTCTGTGACAGGTCTGCTTTAATGAGAGGTGGAAAAATCCTTGATGTAGGAACTCCTGATGAAATAGTTAAACAGTTAACTGCCGATGAAAAAGAAGGAATGTTTAAAAATTAA
- a CDS encoding metallophosphoesterase — protein MSFRTKRVFIATPFYMLFEFFLLKYLFLLFGGVKDVYLFIATLLLGGLQCIPMIFEEQKSTAAGRFFTEIFGIWQWSMLMILIDLIVIYVIKQFIDISFGVVCILLAVVPILGVYNYYHAHKLIVKEHTLEFKNLKEEVNIVHLSDIHFGAVRYKKIINQVANKLNELSGSCDIAIISGDLADGSCEVKEDDFNAFKNVNMPILFTPGNHDFYPGIENVCRAAKKAGIIVLDDEKMEFKGLNIFGLSFTFGDKEDVSNEQLKQATDDDTVNIINYHVPYAWDLFARLGYNLQLSGHTHGGQFYPMNLFCKLMFKYNKGIFEENGNYLSVTTGVGSMDTPMRWGTDSELVILKLRKK, from the coding sequence ATGAGTTTTAGAACAAAGAGAGTTTTTATAGCAACTCCATTTTATATGCTTTTTGAATTTTTCCTGTTGAAATATTTATTTTTACTCTTTGGTGGAGTTAAGGATGTTTATTTGTTTATAGCTACTTTACTTTTAGGTGGCCTTCAATGTATCCCCATGATATTTGAAGAGCAAAAATCAACTGCTGCCGGAAGATTTTTTACAGAAATATTTGGGATTTGGCAATGGTCAATGTTGATGATTTTAATAGATCTGATTGTTATTTATGTAATAAAACAATTTATTGACATTTCATTTGGTGTTGTATGTATTTTATTAGCTGTTGTGCCGATTTTAGGTGTTTATAATTATTATCATGCTCATAAATTAATAGTTAAAGAACATACTTTAGAATTCAAAAATTTAAAGGAAGAAGTTAATATTGTCCATTTGTCAGATATACATTTTGGTGCTGTAAGATATAAAAAAATAATTAATCAGGTAGCTAATAAGTTAAATGAATTGTCTGGCAGTTGTGACATTGCTATTATTTCTGGAGATTTGGCTGACGGATCTTGTGAGGTTAAAGAAGATGATTTTAATGCATTTAAGAATGTAAACATGCCAATTCTGTTTACACCTGGAAATCATGATTTCTATCCGGGAATTGAAAATGTTTGCAGGGCAGCCAAAAAAGCTGGAATAATTGTTTTAGATGATGAAAAAATGGAATTTAAAGGATTGAATATCTTTGGATTGTCTTTTACTTTTGGAGATAAGGAAGATGTATCTAATGAACAGTTAAAACAGGCTACTGATGATGATACCGTAAATATTATAAATTATCATGTTCCTTATGCTTGGGATTTATTTGCCCGATTAGGTTACAATCTTCAGTTGTCTGGCCATACTCATGGTGGACAATTTTATCCAATGAATCTGTTTTGTAAATTGATGTTTAAATACAATAAAGGAATATTTGAAGAAAATGGTAATTATCTGTCAGTCACTACTGGGGTAGGTTCAATGGACACTCCTATGAGGTGGGGAACTGATTCAGAATTGGTTATATTAAAATTAAGAAAAAAATAA
- a CDS encoding methanogenesis marker 9 domain-containing protein, producing MTWEDAPSHICRGGDKRGLAFCCPPVKPCPILNALDEVNLTPQEYIDIKTEFAKETKLGEGTGTCFGSLVWCCKPSKPCPLRDITLKNIGMAHDEYLDLKKELSERLVGADKPDPDESVKVLAETFNIGEREAMNVLNDCNNDLRMAVKLLRVKSLGNAD from the coding sequence ATGACTTGGGAAGATGCGCCATCTCATATCTGTAGAGGTGGAGATAAAAGGGGATTGGCTTTTTGTTGCCCTCCAGTTAAACCTTGTCCAATATTAAATGCTTTGGATGAAGTTAACTTAACTCCTCAAGAATATATTGATATTAAAACGGAATTCGCAAAAGAAACTAAATTAGGTGAAGGAACTGGAACTTGTTTCGGATCATTAGTATGGTGTTGTAAACCATCTAAACCATGTCCATTACGTGATATTACTTTAAAAAATATTGGAATGGCTCATGATGAATATCTGGACTTGAAAAAGGAATTGTCCGAAAGATTGGTTGGTGCTGATAAACCGGATCCTGATGAAAGTGTAAAAGTATTGGCTGAAACTTTCAATATTGGTGAAAGGGAAGCTATGAATGTTTTAAATGATTGTAATAATGATTTAAGAATGGCTGTAAAATTATTGCGTGTTAAATCCTTAGGAAATGCTGATTAA
- the hemA gene encoding glutamyl-tRNA reductase has product MILNLRVDHKIANIDAMENIAKEMDQLFLELQEKYSIVEYVEISTCNRKEYYIHNDNIDASDSLLSHENKSIIIDYGDNVIKHLFRMTSGLESMIVGEDQILGQVSDAKQKAFKERHCGKILDSIFTKAIHVGRVVRNKTNINKGSISIGSAAVDLAEKHLGNLENKSVLVIGAGKMGKLVAKALAEKNLNAIFVANRTYYVAVELANDLNGQAVLFSELGKYVQTADLIISATGAPHYILNKERLEKTDGDFKDLLMIDIANPRDICQDVCELGVKLFNIDDLREIADENTKLRKKESAEAENIIDEEFTLLKESFKLIGVEDIIANLRVSMEKIRERETKKAIAKLSDVDANAKIVDNLTNSIVNKIFFDISKKIKQAAHENDEELIRAIEFMFEE; this is encoded by the coding sequence ATGATACTTAATTTAAGGGTTGACCATAAAATTGCAAATATTGATGCTATGGAAAATATTGCAAAAGAAATGGATCAGCTGTTTTTGGAACTGCAGGAAAAGTACTCAATTGTGGAATATGTGGAAATATCTACTTGTAATCGTAAGGAATATTATATTCATAATGATAATATAGATGCTTCAGATTCTCTTTTATCTCATGAAAATAAAAGCATTATTATTGATTATGGGGATAATGTCATTAAGCATCTTTTTCGTATGACTTCTGGTTTGGAGTCTATGATTGTAGGTGAAGACCAAATTTTAGGCCAGGTTAGTGATGCTAAGCAAAAGGCATTTAAAGAACGTCATTGCGGCAAGATTTTAGATTCTATTTTTACTAAAGCTATCCACGTAGGTCGTGTAGTAAGAAACAAAACTAATATTAACAAAGGTTCAATTTCTATCGGCTCGGCAGCTGTTGATCTGGCTGAAAAGCATTTGGGAAATCTTGAAAATAAGTCTGTTTTAGTTATTGGTGCTGGAAAGATGGGTAAACTGGTGGCTAAAGCTTTGGCTGAAAAAAATTTAAATGCAATTTTTGTTGCAAACAGAACTTATTATGTTGCTGTTGAACTGGCTAATGATTTAAACGGTCAGGCTGTTCTTTTCAGTGAATTGGGCAAGTATGTTCAAACAGCAGATTTAATAATAAGTGCAACTGGTGCTCCGCATTATATTTTAAATAAAGAACGTTTGGAAAAGACTGATGGAGATTTTAAAGACTTGCTTATGATTGATATAGCTAATCCGAGAGATATCTGTCAGGATGTCTGTGAATTGGGAGTTAAATTATTCAATATTGATGACTTACGTGAGATTGCAGATGAAAATACTAAACTCAGAAAAAAGGAATCTGCAGAAGCTGAAAATATCATCGATGAGGAGTTCACTTTACTTAAAGAATCCTTTAAGCTAATTGGTGTTGAAGATATTATTGCTAATTTAAGAGTATCTATGGAAAAGATAAGAGAAAGAGAAACTAAGAAAGCAATTGCTAAACTTTCTGATGTAGATGCAAATGCTAAAATAGTAGATAATTTAACAAATTCTATTGTTAATAAAATATTTTTTGATATTTCTAAAAAAATCAAACAGGCAGCTCATGAAAATGATGAAGAATTAATTAGAGCTATTGAATTCATGTTTGAAGAATAA
- a CDS encoding bifunctional precorrin-2 dehydrogenase/sirohydrochlorin ferrochelatase, which produces MDWTSLYLKTANLNVFILGTGEVATRRANKFLDHGANVKLAGDVLDKELINKGAVLASVDDVDKLVQWSELVVIASGDRELSDYVGKIAGDKLLNRADFPDNGNIIVPTSFNIGDVEISIFTNGKSPLMARQLRKKIQSIITKEDILKIELQDYSRKLLKSKISDQKKRRQYLYEIFSNENIKDLLDNNEIDEAKKYIDDLIRGFDDT; this is translated from the coding sequence ATGGATTGGACTTCCCTATATCTTAAAACAGCCAATTTAAATGTATTTATATTGGGCACTGGTGAAGTAGCTACAAGAAGAGCAAATAAATTTCTTGACCATGGAGCTAATGTTAAATTAGCAGGAGATGTTTTAGATAAGGAATTAATTAATAAAGGGGCGGTTTTAGCTTCAGTTGATGATGTAGATAAATTAGTTCAATGGTCTGAGTTAGTTGTAATAGCTAGCGGTGATAGGGAACTGTCTGATTATGTTGGTAAAATAGCTGGGGATAAATTATTAAATAGGGCTGATTTTCCAGATAATGGAAATATTATTGTTCCTACAAGTTTTAATATTGGTGATGTCGAAATATCTATTTTTACAAATGGAAAAAGTCCATTGATGGCTCGCCAATTAAGAAAAAAAATTCAATCTATCATTACGAAGGAAGATATCTTAAAAATCGAACTTCAGGATTATAGTCGTAAATTGCTTAAATCCAAGATATCTGACCAGAAAAAAAGAAGGCAGTATCTTTATGAAATTTTCAGTAATGAAAATATTAAGGATTTGCTTGATAACAATGAAATAGATGAAGCTAAAAAGTATATCGATGATTTAATAAGGGGATTTGATGATACTTAA
- a CDS encoding 3-hydroxyacyl-CoA dehydrogenase, with protein sequence MNMKKIVVAGGGVLGSQIALQSAFCGFDVTIWLRSEGSIERAQPKLLRLKEIYLNTLEAMKTNPTAYCRGFSCESELSADKINDLKQKVEDAYDSITLTTSYEEAGKDADLVIEAIAEDPEQKIAFYQELAKHLPEKTIIATNSSTMLPSAFAKYTGRPEKYLALHFANEIWRNNTAEIMGHSETGQEYFNAVCEFAENINMIPLKLKKEQPGYILNSMLVPFLSAAEALYAGGVADFETIDKTWMLATGAPLGPFRILDVVGLTTAYNIGMMNPKASDPDTIEGKVAAMLKEKIDAGKTGINSSEGFYKY encoded by the coding sequence ATGAATATGAAGAAAATTGTAGTAGCAGGTGGTGGAGTACTAGGTAGTCAAATTGCTCTTCAATCTGCTTTTTGTGGCTTTGATGTAACTATATGGTTAAGAAGCGAAGGATCAATTGAAAGAGCACAACCTAAACTTTTAAGATTAAAAGAAATTTATTTAAACACTCTTGAAGCAATGAAAACAAACCCCACAGCATATTGTAGAGGATTCAGCTGTGAAAGTGAACTGTCTGCAGATAAAATCAACGACCTTAAGCAAAAAGTTGAAGATGCCTATGACAGCATAACCTTAACAACAAGTTATGAAGAAGCAGGAAAGGATGCTGATTTAGTTATTGAAGCTATTGCTGAAGATCCTGAACAAAAAATAGCATTTTATCAGGAATTAGCTAAACATCTTCCTGAAAAAACAATAATTGCAACTAATTCTTCCACAATGCTTCCAAGTGCATTTGCCAAGTACACAGGACGTCCTGAAAAGTATCTTGCACTCCATTTTGCAAATGAAATCTGGAGAAACAATACTGCAGAAATTATGGGCCATTCAGAAACTGGTCAGGAATATTTCAATGCAGTATGTGAATTTGCTGAAAATATCAATATGATTCCATTGAAACTTAAAAAAGAACAACCAGGATACATCCTTAATTCAATGCTCGTTCCATTTTTAAGTGCTGCAGAAGCATTATATGCAGGAGGAGTTGCTGATTTTGAAACTATTGACAAAACATGGATGTTAGCTACAGGTGCTCCATTAGGTCCATTTAGAATACTTGATGTTGTAGGTTTAACTACTGCATATAATATTGGTATGATGAATCCAAAAGCTAGCGATCCAGACACCATTGAGGGAAAAGTAGCAGCTATGCTTAAAGAAAAAATAGATGCTGGAAAAACTGGTATAAACTCAAGTGAAGGTTTCTACAAATATTAA
- a CDS encoding heavy-metal-associated domain-containing protein, translated as MATEEKTINVVGMHCPSCVAAVELSIKDLDGVEDAKADLETNTAKVTFDSDKVSDSDLAEAVQEAGFKVE; from the coding sequence ATGGCAACTGAAGAAAAAACTATTAATGTTGTTGGAATGCACTGTCCATCTTGTGTAGCAGCTGTTGAGCTTTCCATAAAAGATTTAGATGGTGTAGAAGATGCTAAAGCTGACTTAGAAACTAATACTGCAAAAGTTACATTTGATTCCGATAAAGTATCTGATTCTGATTTAGCTGAAGCTGTCCAAGAAGCTGGATTTAAGGTAGAATAA
- a CDS encoding tRNA-dihydrouridine synthase has protein sequence MAGITDAEFLNKVIPFGFDTATLGGYSLDAETIEASEKIIKRGRNEFHFLQDEIIDHIKKEVNLIKKQHPDVKVSVNVRSTTPQPIIEVSKIDNLDIVEINCHCRQEEILAIGCGQNMLKRGDLADYIKDVVDNASCEVSVKIRANVEGSGTLKIAKLIENAGADYLHIDAMKAGIFDADYDLLTEICSNTNIKVIGNNSIDSEQKIEKMLKTGVYGFSIARALISGKLNFNISNF, from the coding sequence TCCATTTGGATTTGACACGGCCACATTAGGCGGTTACAGTTTAGATGCTGAAACAATAGAAGCCAGTGAAAAAATAATCAAAAGAGGAAGAAATGAGTTTCATTTTCTTCAGGATGAAATTATAGACCATATTAAAAAAGAAGTTAATTTAATTAAAAAACAGCATCCTGATGTTAAAGTCTCAGTTAATGTCAGGTCAACTACTCCACAGCCCATTATTGAAGTAAGTAAAATAGACAATTTGGATATTGTTGAAATTAATTGTCATTGTCGCCAGGAAGAAATTTTAGCTATTGGCTGTGGTCAAAATATGTTAAAAAGAGGAGATTTGGCTGATTATATTAAGGATGTTGTTGACAATGCTTCTTGTGAGGTTTCAGTTAAGATTCGAGCTAATGTTGAAGGTAGTGGCACTTTAAAAATAGCTAAACTGATTGAAAACGCAGGAGCTGACTATTTGCATATTGATGCAATGAAAGCAGGAATTTTTGATGCTGATTATGATTTGTTAACTGAAATTTGTTCTAATACTAATATTAAAGTTATCGGAAATAATTCTATAGACAGCGAACAAAAAATTGAAAAGATGCTTAAAACAGGAGTTTATGGCTTTTCAATAGCTAGGGCACTTATTTCTGGCAAATTGAACTTTAATATATCTAATTTTTAA
- a CDS encoding AAA family ATPase: MKTNNKTHETKPSNPKSKPAQKENTPFAECIVLKPVGYPFDFAMMENNLEIIDKALFEEYAREQWLGLVVKENSYLFDQKIIPDYGFQIVSLNPNNSIISENTKIKLLDIGENTLDTVKRVKTDVKLSDVVGQENAKNKTKVLIKYLENPDKFGPWAPKNILFYGFPCTGKTMLVKALANELDVPLYLIKATSLIGEHVGDSASKIQELFEKAQKTAPSIIFIDEIDAIALHRSFQSLRGDVAEIVNSLLTEMDGINENKAVITIGATNTPNSIDYAVRSRFEEEIEFVLPDDNERKTIFENNLKTFPLEYELNIEKLVKISKNMSGRDIKEKILKTALHHAISHDKEIVDKKDVEYALKASKIKNSEVKGMFE; this comes from the coding sequence ATGAAAACAAACAATAAAACCCATGAAACAAAACCATCTAACCCAAAATCAAAACCCGCGCAAAAAGAAAACACTCCTTTTGCTGAATGTATAGTTTTAAAACCTGTAGGTTATCCTTTTGATTTTGCAATGATGGAAAATAATCTTGAAATTATTGATAAAGCATTATTCGAAGAGTATGCTCGTGAACAATGGTTAGGGTTAGTTGTAAAAGAAAATTCCTATCTTTTCGATCAGAAAATAATTCCTGATTACGGTTTTCAAATAGTATCTCTCAACCCCAATAACTCAATAATCTCTGAAAACACTAAAATTAAACTTTTAGATATTGGAGAAAATACTTTGGATACTGTTAAACGTGTTAAAACAGATGTCAAACTTTCAGATGTTGTAGGACAGGAAAATGCTAAAAATAAAACTAAAGTTTTAATCAAATATCTTGAAAATCCGGATAAATTTGGTCCATGGGCTCCAAAAAACATTTTATTTTATGGATTTCCATGTACTGGTAAAACAATGCTTGTAAAAGCACTGGCTAATGAACTTGATGTTCCATTGTATTTAATAAAAGCCACTTCATTGATTGGAGAACATGTTGGTGACAGTGCATCTAAAATACAGGAATTATTTGAAAAAGCTCAAAAAACAGCACCATCTATAATATTTATTGATGAAATTGATGCAATTGCACTTCACAGAAGTTTCCAGTCACTTAGAGGAGATGTTGCTGAAATTGTAAATTCCCTTTTAACTGAAATGGATGGAATTAATGAAAATAAAGCAGTGATAACAATAGGAGCCACCAACACTCCAAATTCAATTGACTATGCTGTAAGAAGCAGATTTGAAGAAGAAATTGAATTTGTTTTACCTGATGACAATGAGAGAAAAACTATCTTTGAAAATAATCTTAAAACATTTCCACTTGAATATGAATTGAATATTGAAAAGTTAGTTAAAATTAGTAAAAATATGTCTGGAAGAGACATTAAAGAAAAAATTCTAAAAACAGCACTTCACCATGCAATTTCACATGACAAAGAAATTGTAGATAAAAAAGATGTGGAATATGCTTTAAAAGCAAGTAAAATTAAAAATAGTGAAGTAAAAGGAATGTTTGAATAA
- a CDS encoding phosphorylating glyceraldehyde-3-phosphate dehydrogenase codes for MKSVAINGYGTIGKRVADAVAAQDDMKVIGVSKTRPNYEARTAVEEKGYDLYIGIPERANQFKEAGIEIAGTVEDMIQEADVVVDCTPGTIGPQNLEMYKKAGVKAIYQGGEDHELTGLSFNAISNYDDSYGKDYTRVVSCNTTGLTRTLSTIDPIADIKKVRAVMVRRGSDPSEVKKGPINSIVPNPPKVPSHHGPDVKTVMEGIDVTTMALLVPTTLMHQHNIMVEINNEIETQEIIDALEKRSRVLVVDASEGLGSTAELMEYAKELGRNRNDLYEIPVWRESINVVGNELYYMQAVHQESDVVPENIDAIRALLEMESDNEKSIAKTNKAMGIL; via the coding sequence ATGAAATCTGTAGCTATAAACGGATATGGAACCATAGGAAAAAGAGTGGCAGATGCAGTAGCTGCTCAAGATGATATGAAAGTAATTGGTGTAAGTAAAACTAGACCTAATTACGAAGCAAGAACTGCAGTTGAAGAAAAAGGTTATGATTTATACATTGGAATTCCTGAAAGAGCCAATCAATTTAAAGAAGCAGGAATTGAAATAGCTGGAACTGTAGAAGACATGATTCAGGAAGCAGATGTTGTTGTAGACTGTACTCCTGGAACTATCGGTCCTCAAAATTTAGAAATGTATAAAAAAGCTGGAGTTAAAGCAATTTACCAAGGTGGAGAAGACCATGAATTAACCGGTCTTTCATTTAATGCTATTTCAAATTATGATGACTCTTACGGTAAAGATTACACCAGAGTTGTTTCATGTAACACCACAGGACTTACACGTACATTAAGTACTATTGACCCTATTGCAGATATTAAAAAAGTTAGAGCAGTAATGGTTAGAAGAGGATCTGACCCTTCAGAAGTTAAAAAAGGACCTATCAACTCCATTGTGCCAAACCCTCCAAAAGTACCGTCCCACCACGGTCCTGATGTAAAAACGGTTATGGAAGGTATTGATGTAACAACAATGGCATTACTTGTTCCTACAACTCTTATGCACCAACACAACATAATGGTTGAAATAAATAATGAAATAGAAACTCAGGAAATTATTGATGCTTTAGAAAAACGTTCCAGAGTTCTTGTTGTAGATGCCAGTGAAGGTTTAGGTTCAACTGCAGAACTTATGGAATATGCTAAAGAACTTGGAAGAAACAGAAACGATTTATATGAAATTCCAGTTTGGAGAGAATCCATAAATGTTGTAGGTAATGAATTATACTATATGCAAGCTGTTCACCAAGAATCAGATGTTGTTCCAGAAAATATTGATGCAATTCGTGCATTACTTGAAATGGAATCAGATAATGAAAAATCAATAGCTAAAACCAACAAAGCAATGGGAATTTTATAA
- a CDS encoding TIM barrel protein — MKNNVMFGPAGSPVNYKGAAYKAPKYIKEEGLDSYEYQSLYGVRIGEKSAKILKEESEKHDILISMHGPYYINLCSKEEEKIKKSLNHLIATARAGEWMGAYRLVFHPGFYSNRKPEKAMEISKNTISRLFEELEAEGIEEFTFAPETTGKRSQQGNVSEIVELCASFDHFEPTIDFAHVHARGRGFLNKKEDYNCIFSQLEDNLDIDILHCHFTTIEYGNGGEVKHHTLAESNEYGPNIEDLLSNLIDNGWRANIICETPLRDEDALKMKELYETMI, encoded by the coding sequence ATGAAAAATAATGTAATGTTTGGACCTGCCGGAAGTCCTGTTAATTATAAAGGAGCTGCTTACAAAGCACCGAAATATATTAAAGAAGAAGGTCTTGATTCCTACGAATATCAATCCCTTTATGGTGTAAGAATTGGTGAAAAGTCAGCTAAAATTCTAAAAGAAGAATCCGAAAAACATGACATTCTCATTTCAATGCATGGACCATACTACATAAATTTATGCTCTAAAGAAGAAGAGAAAATTAAAAAAAGTCTCAACCATCTAATTGCAACAGCCCGTGCCGGAGAATGGATGGGAGCATACAGATTAGTGTTTCACCCTGGTTTTTATTCAAATAGAAAGCCTGAAAAAGCAATGGAAATTTCTAAAAATACCATTAGCAGATTATTTGAAGAGCTGGAAGCTGAAGGTATTGAAGAGTTTACTTTTGCACCGGAAACCACAGGGAAACGTTCACAACAGGGAAATGTTTCAGAGATTGTTGAATTATGTGCAAGTTTTGATCATTTTGAACCAACAATTGATTTTGCCCATGTTCATGCACGTGGAAGAGGATTTTTAAATAAAAAAGAAGATTATAACTGCATTTTTTCACAACTGGAAGATAATTTGGATATTGATATCCTTCATTGTCATTTTACAACAATAGAATATGGCAATGGTGGTGAAGTAAAACACCACACTCTTGCTGAAAGTAACGAATATGGGCCTAACATTGAGGATTTACTTTCAAATCTCATAGACAATGGCTGGAGAGCAAATATTATTTGTGAAACTCCTCTAAGAGATGAAGATGCTCTGAAAATGAAAGAGCTTTACGAAACCATGATTTAA